The following are from one region of the Gottschalkia purinilytica genome:
- a CDS encoding cysteine hydrolase family protein gives MPRYGIVVIDMLNDFIGEKAPLRCPGGEEIVPNLQKLFKWVRERNAQGKDDVQLIHIQEAHRKNDADFRVRPVHAVKGTWGSDFIKELYPEGEEYTIPKRRHSSFWHTDLDLYLREENLDTVVVTGVWTNVCVRSTAADALALAYRVITLSDGVHSKNQAQHEHGLVDLSIFTKVMTIDEFTSAIDAGKDAWAGAGDQENKVE, from the coding sequence ATGCCAAGATATGGTATAGTTGTTATCGACATGTTAAATGACTTTATAGGAGAAAAAGCTCCATTAAGATGCCCAGGTGGAGAAGAAATCGTTCCAAATCTTCAAAAATTATTCAAATGGGTAAGAGAAAGAAACGCTCAAGGTAAAGATGACGTTCAATTAATTCACATCCAAGAAGCTCACAGAAAAAATGACGCTGACTTCAGAGTAAGACCAGTTCATGCTGTTAAAGGAACTTGGGGATCAGACTTCATTAAAGAATTATATCCAGAAGGAGAAGAATACACTATTCCTAAAAGAAGACATAGTTCTTTCTGGCATACTGATTTAGACTTATATTTAAGAGAAGAAAATCTTGACACAGTTGTTGTAACTGGTGTTTGGACAAACGTATGTGTTAGATCAACTGCAGCTGACGCTTTAGCTTTAGCTTACAGAGTTATTACTTTAAGTGACGGAGTTCACTCTAAAAACCAAGCTCAACATGAGCATGGATTAGTAGACTTAAGTATCTTCACTAAAGTTATGACTATAGATGAATTTACTTCAGCTATAGATGCTGGTAAAGATGCTTGGGCTGGTGCTGGAGACCAAGAAAATAAAGTAGAATAA
- a CDS encoding UbiX family flavin prenyltransferase codes for MRVIVGISGGSGAIYGVALLKVLQQLNIETHLVVSTLGEYVTQHECGMSLEELKGLATYYHDNKDLAASIASGSFKTDAMIIAPCSMKTVAAVANGLSDNLLTRAADVIIKENRKLVVIPRETPLSSIHLENMLKLSRLGVTVLPASPGFYNHPQSIGDMVSSIVGRALDQIGVEHNLIERWGE; via the coding sequence ATGAGAGTAATAGTAGGAATTTCTGGTGGTAGTGGTGCTATATACGGTGTTGCTCTTTTAAAAGTTTTACAACAACTAAATATTGAAACTCATTTGGTTGTGTCAACTTTAGGAGAATATGTAACACAACACGAATGTGGTATGAGCCTAGAAGAACTTAAAGGGCTAGCAACATATTATCACGATAATAAAGATTTGGCTGCATCTATAGCAAGTGGATCATTTAAAACAGATGCAATGATAATAGCTCCTTGCTCTATGAAAACTGTAGCCGCTGTAGCTAATGGACTATCGGATAATTTACTAACAAGAGCTGCAGATGTTATTATTAAAGAAAACAGAAAGTTGGTAGTAATTCCAAGAGAAACTCCATTAAGTTCTATTCATTTAGAAAATATGCTTAAGTTATCTAGACTAGGGGTTACAGTACTACCTGCTTCTCCAGGATTTTACAACCATCCACAATCAATAGGAGACATGGTTAGCTCTATAGTAGGAAGAGCATTAGATCAAATTGGTGTAGAGCATAACTTAATTGAGAGATGGGGAGAATAG